A window of Haloarcula sp. H-GB4 contains these coding sequences:
- a CDS encoding TetR/AcrR family transcriptional regulator, with translation MDDGDTADDIMDATYRALCTHGYADLTMQDIADESDKSKAALHYHYDSKHDLLCAFLEYLYDGFVDRIEDPAGETPHERLLSLIDSVLDKPDDGSEEFGTAILEIRAHAPYEPGFRERLTKFDDYLVDELEVILEDGIADGTFKSDLDAEETAQFIVTVLTGAATERVTTGRPVKCTRRMLTEYVETHLLDGQQEVTA, from the coding sequence ATGGACGACGGCGACACGGCTGACGATATTATGGATGCGACCTACCGGGCGCTGTGCACGCACGGCTACGCGGATCTAACGATGCAGGACATCGCTGATGAGTCGGACAAGAGCAAGGCTGCCCTCCACTACCACTACGACAGCAAACACGACCTCCTCTGTGCGTTCCTCGAATACCTCTATGACGGGTTCGTCGACCGGATCGAGGACCCCGCCGGCGAGACCCCACACGAGCGCCTGCTTTCGCTCATCGATTCCGTGCTAGACAAGCCAGACGACGGGAGCGAGGAGTTCGGGACGGCGATTCTCGAAATCCGGGCCCACGCGCCCTACGAACCTGGCTTTCGCGAGCGGCTCACAAAGTTCGACGATTACCTCGTCGACGAGCTCGAAGTGATTCTCGAAGACGGTATCGCTGATGGGACATTCAAATCCGACCTCGATGCTGAGGAGACCGCCCAGTTCATCGTCACCGTGCTGACCGGAGCGGCGACCGAGCGTGTCACGACCGGACGCCCGGTCAAGTGTACCAGACGGATGCTCACCGAGTACGTCGAGACACACCTTCTGGACGGACAGCAGGAGGTCACAGCGTGA
- the glnA gene encoding type I glutamate--ammonia ligase, with translation MTSELSEAAQEVLDEIDEKNVDFLRLQFTDILGTIKNVSITADQAEKAFTEGIYFDGSSINGFVRIQESDMRLDPDPSTFSVLPWRENVEGGSSARLICDVIDTSTGEPFSGDPRGVLKRAIERANDMGYTVNAAPEPEFFLFEEDEEGRATTKTNDAGGYFDLAPKDLASDVRRDIIYGLEDMGFDIEASHHEVAQGQHEINFTYDDALSTADNVATFRSVVRAIAAEHDLHATFMPKPIPKINGSGMHTHLSLFTEDGENAFHDEDDEFNLSETAKSFTAGILKHAPAITAVSNPTVNSYKRLVPGYEAPVYVAWSDRNRSALIRKPAARTPAASRIEARFPDPSCNPYLAFAALIHAGLDGVEQDLECDDPVRENIYDFDEEKREEYGITTLPSNLGEAVEALENDEVIQDALGEHVYENFVEAKMQEHKEYLVDVSDWELDRYLEKF, from the coding sequence ATGACAAGCGAACTTTCAGAGGCGGCACAGGAGGTACTCGACGAAATCGACGAGAAGAACGTCGACTTCCTTCGGCTCCAGTTTACCGACATCCTCGGCACGATCAAGAACGTCTCGATCACAGCCGACCAGGCAGAGAAAGCGTTCACAGAAGGAATTTACTTCGACGGCTCCTCGATCAATGGCTTCGTCCGGATTCAGGAGTCCGACATGCGTCTGGACCCGGACCCCTCGACGTTCTCCGTGCTCCCGTGGAGAGAAAACGTCGAAGGCGGTTCCAGTGCCCGTCTCATCTGTGATGTCATCGACACCTCGACCGGCGAGCCGTTCTCCGGCGACCCGCGTGGCGTCCTGAAGCGTGCGATTGAGCGCGCAAACGACATGGGCTATACGGTCAACGCCGCGCCCGAGCCCGAGTTCTTCCTGTTCGAGGAAGACGAAGAGGGTCGTGCGACGACAAAGACCAACGACGCCGGTGGCTACTTTGACCTCGCGCCGAAGGACCTCGCTTCCGACGTGCGCCGTGACATCATCTACGGCCTCGAAGACATGGGCTTCGACATCGAAGCCTCCCACCACGAGGTCGCTCAGGGTCAGCACGAGATCAACTTCACCTACGACGACGCGCTCTCGACGGCCGACAACGTCGCGACCTTCCGCTCCGTCGTCCGCGCCATCGCGGCCGAACACGACCTGCACGCGACGTTCATGCCGAAACCTATCCCGAAGATCAACGGCTCCGGGATGCACACGCACCTGTCGCTGTTCACCGAGGACGGCGAGAACGCGTTCCACGACGAGGACGACGAGTTCAACCTCTCCGAGACGGCAAAGAGCTTCACCGCCGGTATCCTCAAGCACGCACCGGCTATCACGGCCGTCTCGAACCCGACCGTGAACTCCTACAAGCGTCTGGTCCCGGGCTATGAGGCGCCTGTCTACGTCGCCTGGTCCGACCGTAACCGCTCGGCGCTCATCCGCAAGCCGGCCGCCCGCACCCCGGCCGCAAGCCGTATCGAGGCTCGCTTCCCCGACCCGTCGTGTAACCCGTACCTCGCCTTCGCCGCACTCATCCACGCCGGTCTCGACGGCGTCGAACAGGATCTCGAGTGCGACGACCCTGTCCGCGAGAACATCTACGACTTCGACGAAGAGAAACGCGAGGAGTACGGCATCACCACGCTCCCATCGAACCTCGGCGAAGCCGTCGAGGCGCTCGAAAACGACGAAGTGATTCAGGACGCACTCGGCGAGCACGTCTACGAGAACTTCGTTGAGGCCAAAATGCAGGAGCACAAGGAGTACCTTGTCGACGTCTCCGACTGGGAACTCGACCGCTACCTCGAGAAGTTCTAA
- the lrp gene encoding HTH-type transcriptional regulator Lrp translates to MTYENLDRELVNALLGDGRASLRSLGEDLDVSVTTVSNHLSDLEDEGIINGYTPKVDYDKLGYDVTAIIQLKVEGSSLPAVTEDLKEHKQMISVYEVTGDYDIIAVGKFTDTDGMNAQIKELLTDPDIRESNTSVVLNAASEHEQFDLDLIE, encoded by the coding sequence ATGACGTACGAAAATCTCGACCGTGAGCTAGTGAATGCCCTGCTGGGCGATGGCCGTGCCAGCCTCCGAAGCCTTGGAGAGGACCTCGACGTGTCGGTAACGACCGTCTCAAACCACCTCTCCGATCTTGAAGACGAGGGGATCATCAACGGGTACACCCCCAAAGTCGATTACGACAAGCTCGGCTACGACGTGACGGCAATCATCCAGCTCAAGGTGGAGGGGTCGTCGCTCCCGGCAGTCACCGAAGACCTCAAAGAACACAAGCAGATGATTTCAGTGTACGAGGTCACCGGCGACTACGATATCATCGCGGTCGGGAAGTTCACCGACACCGACGGCATGAACGCCCAGATAAAGGAACTACTGACCGACCCTGACATCAGGGAGTCGAACACCTCCGTCGTACTCAACGCCGCAAGCGAACACGAGCAGTTCGACCTTGATCTGATAGAGTAG